In Candidatus Thorarchaeota archaeon, one DNA window encodes the following:
- a CDS encoding isocitrate/isopropylmalate dehydrogenase family protein, producing MRTYKVAILPGDGIGREVIPEAVRVLHAVQESVEGFSLDTIEYECGGEYYLRSGREWTSEAEEFCKTEADAVLLGAVGGIYPDGSTVRRPDGHLAGYSIAIGLRFDLDLYANVRPVKLYEGVPTPLAGKGPGQIDMTIVRENTEGLYVPIRGRLQRGGVSESAIDVRQITRRGSERVIRYAFELAMRRRGAPADGHRRVTCVDKSNLLAGCQLFREVYDEVAQVYPHIDRDYAYVDSWTQWCVRSPEKFDVVVAPNEFGDIITDLGAAIQGGLGMAPAGNIGDGHAVFEPVHGSAPSHYGKSQANPMAAILAAAMMLDWIGMTRSDSACTRAAALVERAVATVLREGRVRTYDLCSGQWANTVPVSTDRVGSEVAATLITLGRGG from the coding sequence GTGCGGACATACAAAGTTGCGATTCTGCCTGGGGATGGCATTGGAAGAGAGGTGATACCGGAGGCAGTCCGGGTGCTTCATGCAGTGCAGGAGTCTGTCGAGGGGTTTTCACTCGACACCATTGAATACGAGTGTGGTGGCGAGTACTACCTGCGCTCCGGAAGGGAGTGGACCTCGGAAGCTGAGGAGTTCTGCAAGACGGAGGCCGACGCAGTACTCCTTGGCGCGGTGGGTGGCATATATCCAGACGGGTCCACTGTGCGACGACCTGACGGTCATCTTGCAGGGTATAGCATTGCCATTGGCCTCAGGTTCGATCTAGACCTCTACGCAAATGTCAGACCAGTCAAGCTCTACGAGGGTGTCCCTACCCCCCTTGCTGGAAAGGGACCAGGGCAGATTGACATGACGATTGTCAGAGAGAACACCGAGGGACTATATGTACCCATAAGAGGAAGGCTCCAGAGAGGAGGGGTCTCAGAGTCTGCAATCGATGTCAGGCAGATAACAAGAAGGGGCAGCGAACGAGTGATTCGTTATGCGTTTGAGCTGGCCATGAGAAGAAGGGGCGCACCAGCTGACGGACACAGAAGGGTCACCTGTGTCGACAAGAGCAATCTTCTGGCCGGGTGCCAGCTGTTCAGGGAGGTCTACGACGAGGTGGCACAAGTGTACCCACACATTGACCGTGACTATGCATATGTAGACTCGTGGACTCAGTGGTGCGTCCGGAGTCCCGAGAAGTTCGATGTGGTGGTAGCGCCAAACGAGTTTGGGGACATCATCACCGACCTTGGAGCTGCGATACAGGGCGGACTTGGTATGGCGCCAGCAGGAAACATCGGAGATGGGCATGCCGTGTTTGAGCCGGTTCACGGCTCAGCCCCATCGCACTACGGGAAGAGTCAGGCAAATCCTATGGCCGCCATTCTGGCTGCTGCCATGATGCTTGACTGGATTGGCATGACACGCTCTGACAGCGCCTGCACAAGGGCAGCGGCTCTTGTCGAGAGAGCAGTAGCAACAGTCCTCAGAGAGGGAAGGGTGAGGACCTACGACCTCTGTTCAGGACAGTGGGCAAACACGGTGCCGGTCTCCACAGACAGGGTCGGGAGCGAAGTCGCTGCCACACTCATAACACTGGGACGCGGGGGCTGA